From Cervus canadensis isolate Bull #8, Minnesota chromosome 28, ASM1932006v1, whole genome shotgun sequence, one genomic window encodes:
- the LOC122429723 gene encoding olfactory receptor 2H1: protein MVNHSSPVDFLLLGFSEHPGLERILFVVVLISYLLTLVGNTLIILLSVLDPRLHSPMYFFLSNLSFLDLCFTTSCVPQMLIHLWGPRKTISFLGCSVQLFIFLFLGTTECVLLTVMAFDRYVAVCQPLHYATIIHPRLCRQLAAVAWVVGLVESVVQTPPTLRLPFCGHQQVDDFVCEVPALIRLSCGDTTYNEIQMAVASVFILVVPLSLILVSYGAIARAVLRINTAVAWRKALGTCSSHLIVVTLFYSSVIAVYLQPKNPYAQKRGKFFGLFYAVGTPLLNPLIYTLRNKEVKRALRRLLGKDRDSRESRGTAA, encoded by the coding sequence ATGGTCAACCACAGCTCCCCAGTGGACTTTCTCCTTCTGGGCTTCTCTGAACACCCAGGGCTTGAAAGAATCCTCTTCGTGGTTGTCTTGATCTCTTACCTCCTGACTCTGGTGGGCAACACACTCATCATCCTGCTGTCCGTGCTGGACCCCAGGCTCCACTCCCCGATGTACTTTTTCCTCTCCAACCTCTCCTTCCTAGACCTCTGCTTCACCACAAGCTGTGTCCCACAAATGCTGATCCACCTCTGGGGCCCAAGGAAGACCATCAGCTTCCTTGGCTGCTCTGTCCAGCTCTTCATCTTCCTGTTCCTGGGGACCACGGAGTGTGTCCTCCTGACCGTGATGGCCTTTGACCGCTACGTGGCTGTCTGCCAGCCCCTCCACTATGCCACCATCATCCACCCCCGCCTGTGCCGGCAGCTGGCGGCCGTGGCCTGGGTCGTTGGGCTGGTGGAGTCAGTGGTCCAGACACCACCAACCCTTCGTCTGCCTTTCTGCGGCCACCAGCAAGTGGATGACTTTGTGTGCGAGGTCCCAGCTCTAATTCGCCTCTCCTGTGGAGACACCACCTACAATGAGATCCAGATGGCTGTTGCCAGTGTCTTCATCTTGGTTGTGCCTCTCAGCCTCATCCTGGTTTCTTACGGTGCCATTGCCCGGGCAGTGCTGAGGATTAACACTGCCGTAGCATGGAGGAAGGCTCTGGGGACCTGCTCCTCCCATCTCATCGTGGTCACTCTTTTCTACAGCTCGGTCATTGCTGTCTACCTCCAGCCCAAAAATCCCTACGCCCAGAAGAGGGGCAAGTTCTTTGGTCTCTTCTATGCAGTGGGCACTCCTTTACTTAATCCCCTCATATACACCCTGAGGAACAAGGAGGTAAAGAGGGCACTAAGGAGGTTGCTGGGGAAAGACAGGGACTCCAGGGAAAGCCGAGGGACAGCTGCCTGA